Within Trichoderma atroviride chromosome 2, complete sequence, the genomic segment CTTGTTCCGGCAGCCTGCTGGCCTCAACAGCGGGCCGCCGCAGGCCCAGGAACGGCGCTGGATGGCTGCTGTAGACGCTGGATCCGCCCGCTGCAGGCCCCCGCCCACGCCACCACGGACGGGGCGCTACTGCTGTAAGTACAGCGGCCTGACTTGCAACCGTGCGGCGCGCCGAGTACTGGTACCGCTGCGACTTGAGTCCAGTGTTGCAAACGGCTCTGCGCCCCCAAACCACTCACTGGAGGTGGGACTCTTCATTACTCCCTGCCCACCCAGTGGCGGCTTGGCCACCCGCCGTTGGTCGAGGCTGGTGATACTAAGGCCGTACGCGTGCTAGCGACTCGTACTTGCGAGTGGGATGGAGGGGTGGAATCGGGCTTGCCAGGGTCGTAGGGTCAATGGAGAGGACAGGTAATAAAACTGAGGTGAGAATTGGGTTGGGCGTGCGGCCAGCCCCTGTCGCCAGAATAGTTCGGGCAGCCCCTCCATCACCGACTCCTTTCCCAGTTGCAAGACTTGAAAAGCAAATTGCCTGGCAGCTGCCGCGATCCATTggattctctcttttgcttcttcttcatcctctttgcAAAAGGCATCACCTTATACCCATTCTTTTCAACTTGCTTCTTGGCGCGTGTGCAGCACCGTCCCTCCCTTTTCCCAGCTTCAACTCTTTTTTCCCATCCTTCCAGCCTCACCAAATTTCCCCCACCATGGCCGACATGTGCGTATTTTGCTCTCTCTGCTTCCCCTATTCAGCGCGAAATATTCGCGATGCTGGATTGGCTTCAATTGCCTCTATGCGATGCTGTTCCTGTCCCAAAAGCTCTTGTGTAACTAACGCCTGATTCAACTGCAGTAACGTTGATGTTCTCGTCATTGGCATGGGACCTACTGGTCTCGGTGCCGCCAAGCGTCTGAACCAGATCGTACGTGCGCCCCCTTCACCGCCAGATCTCGATACCCCGCGATGTTATTCTTGTTCGTTGCTAACCAAGTCGCTAGAACGGCCCTTCATGGCTGATTGTCGACTCTTCCCACAAGGCTGGTGGTCTTGCCGGTACTGATGTCACTCCTGAAGGCTTCGTAAGTCCTCAACCTCGCCTTCGCCGTGGAACCTCGCGTTGGAATCGTTGCGCtgacagctgctgctttttttttttttttttttagttgTACGACGTTGGCGGTCATGTCATCTTCTCCCACTACAAGTACTTCGACGACTGCCTGGACGAGGCTCTCCCCAAGGACGATGACTGGTTCGTCCACCAGCGAATCTCCTACGTCCGCTACAAGGGCCTCTGGGTCCCCTACCCCTTCCAGAACAACATCTCCATGCTCCCCAAGGAGGACCAGGTCAGATGTCTGGAGGGCATGATCGACGCTGCCCTCGAGCACCGCGTTGCCAACACCAAGCCCAAGGACTTTGACGAGTGGATCATCAGAAACAccggtgttggtgttgctgatATCTTCATGCGACCCTACAACTACAAGGTCTGGGCCGTCCCTACCACCAAGGTAAGTCAACGGGTTTTGCTCACAAAAATCATCCATCGCAAAACACGTCTTCTTTTACTTACGCTTCCCTCCTCTAGATGCAATGCCAGTGGCTCGGCGAGCGAGTTGCTGCCCCCGATGTCAAGACCGTCACCAAGAACGTCGTCCTGAACAAGGTTGCCGGTAACTGGGGACCCAATGCCACTTTCCGATTCCCCGCTCGGGACGGTACCGGTGGTATCTGGatcgccgtcgccgacaCTCTTCCCtccgagaagaagaagtttgGCAAGTCCGGTGAGGTCACCAAGatcgacgccgccaacaagACCGTCACCATGGCCGACGGCACCACCATTGGCTATGGCACCCTGGTCAACACCATGGCTGTCGACCACCTCGTCGAGAAGATGGGCAACCAGGAGCTAATCACCCTGTCCAAGGGCCTCTTCTACTCCACCACCCACGTCATTGGTGTTGGTATCCGTGGTGAGCGCCCTGAGCGCATCGGCGACAAGTGCTGGCTGTACTTCCCAGAGGACAACTGCCCCTTCTACCGtgccaccatcttctccaactACTCTCCCTACAACCAGCCCGAGAAGAACGCCAAGCTGCCAACCCTGTACCTTGCCAACGGCGAGAAGGCTGCCTCTTCCGAGGCTCAGGACGGTCCTTACTGGTCCATCATGCTGGAGGTTTCACAGTCTGAGCTGAAGCCCGTGGATGTCGACAACCTGCTCAAGGACTGCATTCAGGGTCTCGTCAACACTGAGATGCTCAAGCCCGAGGACGAGATTGTCTCGACCTACCACCGTGCCTTTGACCACGGATACCCCACTCCTTCTCTGGAGCGTGAGGGTGTCCTGAAGGAGCTCCTGCCCAAGCTCCAGGACCTGGGCATCTACTCTCGCGGCCGCTTCGGCAGCTGGAGATACGAGGTCGGCAACCAGGACCACTCCTTCATGCTGGGTGTTGAGGCCGTCGACGCCATCACCAGCGGAGCCGTTGAGCTGACCCTCAACTACCCTGACTTTGTCAACGGCCGACAGAACACCGAGAGGCGTCTGGCGCAGGCCTTTTCCTACGGAGCTCAGCCTCTGCCTACCCGCGAGAGGAACTAAGGAGTTGCAAGCATCGGGATGATGGAGGTTGAAtactaggtatataaggAGCACAATGTACACGTGCACTGTAATGTGAGGCAGCGGCTATCGAATCAATCTGGGTAGCTATGTGGTCTGCTATGAATGGGGGTATTTCAAAGGTCTGAAAATTTCGGAATAGCTCGGGTGATACGAACGCCTAGGGTTGTGTATGGGCAGTCGGTATAGATTCCCTCGCTGCGAAATAGCGAGTATAGGTTATGATAGAGATAGAGAGTgatttttgctcttttttttgataACAATAAATCTGTTGTTAGGCGCATTGGCTGTTTGTTAGGTATGTCATAAGTGTGACTACCAAATGTATCTGAGTACTGTAAAGGCCCAGAGGTCATGTAATTGTGCCAATGCAGATACAAGTGCATTCCGAGCGTTTGCCGAGCACTACTTCACAGTAAAAACATGCAGCTGCTAAACATTGTACTACTGCacatttctttctcttttttt encodes:
- a CDS encoding uncharacterized protein (EggNog:ENOG41); protein product: MERTGNKTEVRIGLGVRPAPVARIVRAAPPSPTPFPVARLEKQIAWQLPRSIGFSLLLLLHPLCKRHHLIPILFNLLLGACAAPSLPFPSFNSFFPSFQPHQISPTMADINVDVLVIGMGPTGLGAAKRLNQINGPSWLIVDSSHKAGGLAGTDVTPEGFLYDVGGHVIFSHYKYFDDCLDEALPKDDDWFVHQRISYVRYKGLWVPYPFQNNISMLPKEDQVRCLEGMIDAALEHRVANTKPKDFDEWIIRNTGVGVADIFMRPYNYKVWAVPTTKMQCQWLGERVAAPDVKTVTKNVVLNKVAGNWGPNATFRFPARDGTGGIWIAVADTLPSEKKKFGKSGEVTKIDAANKTVTMADGTTIGYGTLVNTMAVDHLVEKMGNQELITLSKGLFYSTTHVIGVGIRGERPERIGDKCWLYFPEDNCPFYRATIFSNYSPYNQPEKNAKLPTLYLANGEKAASSEAQDGPYWSIMLEVSQSELKPVDVDNLLKDCIQGLVNTEMLKPEDEIVSTYHRAFDHGYPTPSLEREGVLKELLPKLQDLGIYSRGRFGSWRYEVGNQDHSFMLGVEAVDAITSGAVELTLNYPDFVNGRQNTERRLAQAFSYGAQPLPTRERN